TCTACAACACACCAGAGTCACAGTGACCCCTAGTGGCGAGGCACTGACATCACCACCACATTACATGACAtaagtatgtatatatacagtatatatatatatatatatatatatatatatatatatatatacagtctttTGAATGTGTTATAAAGTGGTGAGGGAGTTTCTTTGTCTTGTGAAAATGAACGACTGtcacattcattcacaaacatcAGGTCAACTTGGTCCTTGGCTTCACTCCAACATCTCCGTCCTGTTTTGATTCCAAAAGTCACTGAAGGCAAACAAGGGAGAACAAAGTTGACTTTAAACACAGCTCTGTCTTTTAGTTCCTGTCTGCACCTGAGCCACCATGGCCACCGAGTCCCCCTCCCTGTTCCTGCTGCTGGCCTCCCTCCTGTCGGCCGTGCACGCGGAGGGTTTCCCGCTGGTCCCGGCTGAGCTCGCCCCCGTGCCCTGTAATGACAAGGCGGTGGAGAAGCTGTCTCGTCTGGCTCTCACCTACATCAACGAGGACCGCGGGGACGGCTACAAGTTTGCCCTCAACCGCATTGCAAACGTGCACTTGCAGGCTCAGGTTAGTGCAAACAGAAGTGCTCAgcctcggggggggggttgttctaTTGTGGCAGTGGGGTGATTTGTGCACGTTTCACAGAGGCTGTGGTGTGTAGAGGTTGTTTTGCCCCTGAACCACCCAAACATCATTAAGAGCAGAGAGTCACCAGCCGTGGCCAATCTGCATGTCAGTGGGACTCCGTTTGATAAGATTCATGTTTGGTTTGCTGTGACTGTGCACAGTGGAACTTTCTAATCAGGGACTCCTCCTCTGACATCGTCACAATGAGTGGACTCAATCTCTCTGGAGGGAAATGAGGATAAAATTAAACTCTGCTTGTCAAGGACTTATCAGTGTCATGAACCAAACCTGCAGGTGCATCAGTGCAAAACCATCAAAGACTTTTAAAACAATGAATATTTGCCGTCTGCATTTTGCTTCGAGTGTCACTTTCTAATAAATAGGACGTAGAAATCGACGTAGGTAATGTTCTGTCGTGAAATGAGAAAGCCGCTCCTCTTTCACGGCTCATGAAAAAAGGCCTTTTACCGAGGCGCCGGTTAATAAAGTCCAGGTCATTCCAGTCCAGCACCACCGGGACAAACCTCACACAACAGGGCTTTATGAACCCCATGCTGTCAGCCGCTGAAGGCTGTTGTAGCCCGACTGTGGGATAGATGGAGTTTTAAGAGGCTCAGCTCGGGCTTCATGACCTGAAAAGGCCCCGTTACACCTGCTCAAAGTgttgacatttgttttcagtgctGCAGCCCGAATCAATATTGAACTGGAGTGGCACTCAGTCGAGCGCGAACCGTCTCCGAGGCTCGAGTCCACTTCAATTTCACACCAAATATGTCATGTTTATGTGGACAGGGTTCTTAAACTATTAAAGTGTTCACGCGCGAGTGAATTCACATTGTCTCAGCCACACGTTGGTGTTAGTTACACGCCTGTAGCCTCATTTGTCACAATACAGCTGCTTTAAATACCAGATAcccctgatgaaaccacatttcaattctCTAGATCTAGATTTGTATTTACACACTCATAGTTATCAGTCCCCTCAATATGCctgattgttttttatcaaggtccaggaattattccctggaaatgtaaattaaaaacaaaaacccatAAACGCCTCATttcacattgttaaagaaagtgataaaaacattcctggatctgctcctctctccagaTCCAcgcaaaaaaaatgaatgggCTCTTTCATGAGCCCCGTCCTCGCCTTATGCCAAGTTTCCctggaaatgtgttttgcagctttttgtttaatcctgcggaaaaacaaagaaagaagaatatCAATTTCATCGAGATCAACAATGTTTTCTTTGACAGATTCGTAAAGATGTCAAACGtgtgacaaagaaacaaacactgatgaaaacacaacttccaaAATGTTCCAGCACAGAGAACCTCATCAATGGTCCCCCGAAGCTACAACTGAACAAACTCATGAGCTTTATGCAATTCATATATTTTGTGATGGCTGTTTTTTCTCGCTGCTGGAAAGATTCTGACGGCAGAACCTTGTTTGTTCCTcgtccctgtgtgttgtgtgtttgctctgtgcaCGTCAGGGCCCAGCAGGCAACGTGTACTACCTGGACCTGGACGTCCTCGAGACCAAGTGTCACATCGGCAGCCGCAAACCATGGAAACGCTGTGACGTCAGGCCGTTCATGGAGACggtgggacacacacagacacacagacacacacacacacacacacacacacacacacacacacacacacacacagacacacacacacacacatacagacaaacatacaTTTGTACTTTGTACTACACTTGTACGACCCTCACTGCCATACTGAGTTCCCTACACTGCAAAAATGCAGTTAAAGAAAGTAACATTTTCAAGTGCCTTGAATATTGGAGGCATCAAGGTTTATATTCATAACATCCATAAATCACACGAGCAAATACTACAACAATATGGATATATAATAGTTTAACTCTTATTTTTGCAATATAGTTTCCTTCCTAAAACCTCATTTTAACTTCACACATAAAATCAGAGTCTTTCCCACAATCGTCTTCACTTccaaacaataaatacaagaacaaacacacatcacagtgaAGTCATTAGTTGTATAACAGCTATGTTAATGATAGTGATAATTGTTGATTGGGACAAACAcagcttttcttattttcagcAAATCTCTGGAAACTGTAACACAACCATCCTGCACACACCAGAGGGCTTCTCCTACCTGTACAGCTACGACTGCATCCTGGTGCCAGGTGACATCCACACACTTCTCTACAAAAGAGTTTAAACACCAAGAAGATCCCGGTTGTCAACGTTCTAAATGTAACATATTGTATTTAAATCTACATGTGGCTGTGGATGTTGCAACTGCAGAGTCTGGTGTGAATTCCTCAACAAAACCCGGAGTCATAAGAACTGGACAAATTTTCATAGAACggatgtatttatatatttgtttagtCTTCATGACCACAGAAAGCTCTTCAcactacaagtcacattcactcacacgCCGTCGGCAGAACCATCAGAAGTTTCTGGTTCAGTGTTTTTGCCCGAGGACATAAAAGCACGAACCTGCTCTGACTctagaaagaaaagacaaggggagaaagaaagcaaaggaaAATGTTTCCATGGAACAGACATGTTTCACTGTAGACATTTTAATTTCTAACATTTAGGTGTAAGTAATAATGATGATCTGTCGGTAATTATTatacttgtttgttttctactTCAACAAATGTAAAGGTTGATCATGACAATGCCCGttggtttttaaatataaattattatcattTGATCACTTGAAGGCCCTGAACACCTAAATGAGTAATTTAATATCGGCAGCTCAAACATCAGGAGATTCAATTTTCATGTATTTCTGCCCAAATACAATCTGGAGTACTTGGGCCATATCAAAGAAAGATTCAATAGATATCtagaaaaaaaatttaatattacaaaaattGAGTCATAATTGAGAAGGTGGGAACAAAGTTATAATTTAGATTCAAAGTTATATTAAATGAGTAAAGTTGTAATTCAATGAGAATGTTTTTGATACATCTAGAATTAAGATATTCTAGATAGTTCTTGGGTTCATTCTTTTAAATAGACCATTCCTGATACTTATGGTTCTGATAACCCCAACATATTAACTATTTTcttatttgtaaaatatatacTGAATATAATCTGCACACAACattgtctttgttgtgttttcagtgtaacTGTTCATTTCTCACGAGCCTGCCTGGTCCCTGCAGATCCCCCAGAGACGCTGCAGCAGGTCTGTCCCAcctgccccctgctgctgccCTTGGACAGCCCACAGGCCGTGAAGACAGCGCAGGTCACCCTGGCGTCCTACAGGAGGCGCTCCACGCTGGGGGCAGGACTCGGGCTGAAGACGATCACCAGAGCTTCAGCGcaggtgaaaaaaaacacacacaggacacacagctGTGAACTTTGATTAGGGAATGAAAGCTCCCAGGGCTGATTCCATCATTCACACAACAATGTGTTTATTGGAAAATAACACTGGAGATTAATCTCTGGGTGTAAATGAGCAGACGTTGGACTGCACCCCCGAGCTCCCGTGCACCAGATGAGAAGCTTTTACTGCTCCACAAAAAACCATAATGATGCAAGAGGTTGCAGAGGATTACTGACGCAGACGTGACTGTCTGGCCGGGCAGAGGAGAAACTGAATCGTTCACTTGGGGTCTGAAATAATCCTTGTATTGCTCCTGTTTGCATCTGATTGGCCAGTTTAAGTTACTGATTTAATGCTCTAAATCCAAATTGAGAGTCACTAAGTTGCAGCACGAAGCCTCGTCGCCTCCGTGTCTGACTGAAAATGTGATCTTTGTGCTCAGTTGTGTAATTTACACTTTCCTCACCTtgttatttgtatatttcaggTGGTGCCGGAGAAAGCCAGTTTTGTGGAGTACACCGTCCAAGAGTGTCCAGAGGGAGTGACGGAGAGAGGCAGCTGCCGGGGACGCTCAGTCTTCTCTAACACGGAAGTACGAGTCCACATGTAGATAAAAATCAGACGAATAAACCAGTTTGTTGTTGGTTTATTAAGCTTCAGATGTTTATGAaacaaaagtacacaaaacaGTTGCGTTTAATTGAAGAAAAACGCTAAattaagataaatatatatatcaacataCATGGGCGGCTGTGggtgaggggtagagtggtcgttctccaacctgaaggtcggcagttcaatccccagtctgacccatctgcatgcagaagtgtccttgggcaagatgctgaaccctgaatggcccccccatagaataacaaagtgctgtgaatagatgcactgtatgaatgtatgtgtgaatgggtgaatgtaaaactgtactgtaaagcgctttgagtggtcatcaagactagaaaagctctagataaatacaaaaccatttacattttagGCCAAAggaatgttttcagttttgattAAAATCCATAAAGACAAACATGACAGAAAAGCTCCAAGGCACAAAGTCTGAAATCAGAGATATCAGAGAACTTCATTGTAGGTGGACCATTACTTTAAAGTAATAAATTGCAATGTCAGCAGGTTGACACTGTTATGACTTTAATAAATGTTGTTCTAGAATCACAAATGAACATCGATCCGCCGGCGTCTTGTTTACCGTCGCTGCAGCGGCTACTTGACGACGTGACAGATTCATTTCTACTTTTAAATCTAAGAGCCGCAGTAATGGATTCTTTCATCAACGACTGCTGACACGTCCGCTCCTCCTTTCTAATTTGTAaatctctttccccctctcttctcttttcattctgctccttttttctttatcgTGTAAAAGAAATTAAAGAATCGAATGTTCTTCTCTCAGACGGCAGGTTTCTGTGCCGGATCTGTTCGAGGTGACATGAGCGTCCATCCTGAAGTGCAGGTGTCCTGTGAGATGTTCAAACTGCAGGTACGAGACACATTTAGGGAACGTTTACCTTCTTCCATCAGAGCCAGATGAACCAAAATGGCTGCAGTCGTTACCCCCACACatgaaggttatgtttttgccgctttctgtttgtttgtttgcttgtgcgTTGGTTTTTTTGTCAACTAGATTAGGCCAGTACTCCTGAGCTGGTGTCTCTGGAAATTTGTAAATGGATCTAGAAAGATGCCATTAAATTTTGGCGTGAATGCGGAAAAAGGGGCGTCTTcagaatattttttaatgaaacaatcGTTTTTTTCACATTGTCACAATTTTCCCATTCAATAATTCAAAGTTCTAGATGtaaaaaatctgacatattcAGGGGAgtaatatttatgagtgtgggTCATTAGGTGCAGCTCTACTGACTGATGTTCTTAAAGCAACGCTATGTAATTTTTAcagagcaacagcgccccctgcaggcacaCATGTGATCAATCTGTGTTGGGGCTCCTCTCAATGTGTTGAGTGGAGCTCTGACTGAAAACtcgatattacccatgatcctctgcttccagCACTAGAAGAGCTGCTGTTGTATCAAATTCACCAAAATCTGTTCAGaattcttcacatttaaaaagattcCAGCTGATTATTGGAGATTTTTAGTATTTATAACTGATCTAAAGTTCAGTTAAACTCTTCAACCCACTGAACCTGATTCTGAcagttgaagctgtgactctcagtcaaaTCAATTTTTGAAGCTACTAATTTAAAGTATACAAGTTGcttagtgttgctttaattgaACCACAAAgtgacaacaaaacacacaatcagcacatccgaaaatataaaacatgacaaacaagAAGAGTAAATAATACTTTAGCTGTCCACCACGTCTCGAGTGATATATAACTTGCAGActggaaaacagcagcagagatttCCCTCTCATGGCTAATTAAAGAAAACAGCGTCTGAGCGAGAAGGAGAGAAATAATTGAACATTCATCTGAAATAAAAGCCGTGAGTCACACGGTGTAGAGTCGACAGTAAAGTGGAGCCGCGCTGTGGGGCTGTAAGTTGATAATAAGCCACTGTGTGACCTACTTGTGATGAATGTTGTGCGTCTGAATGGAAGCTTCCAGTCGTATAATTATTCTGTCACATCTTCCATGTGTCTCAGAGTTTGTGTTGTGCtcgtgtgtgtatttaaattgTACGACTCTTGTGCTATAATTATGTCATCTTCTCACTTGTTTCTAGACTCAGTGCGTCTGATTTAAAACTGCACGAGTGAAACGTTTCTGTACGACACCGAGTTCAGGACATATTGACAAAAGACTCAAGAGCTTTCAGGAATAATTTTGTAATATAACAAAAGTAAAGTAATGATTGAGAAGGCAGTCTATAGACTATAGAGTTGAAATACAAAGATAGAATTTGGCTAGAAACAATAATTTTACAGGAATAAAGTCGGAGATCAATGAGAATTgttatacattatttatatttatttattatatatatagaattaagcagtttaaatgaaaaacaagttgGAATATTACAAGAATAGGATCTTAATTGAGAAGAAAATTTTCCCAAAGAAGACAATTTACTCTAAGTTCTCTGGCTCCTGTTTTGGAAAAGAGGATTTTTTGCACAATAATTTCCAGTTGCTGATACTTATGGTTCTGATAACCCCCCCAAAATTACCTAGTTCCCTATTTATGAAATCTATATTCTCCTCATTCCTCAACAGATTCATCTTCTGACTTTTCTCTTAACTTTACACATAACCTGAAAAAGACGTCCcataaaattacaactttattctaaaAATCTCATTGTGCTGATACTCTGTCTTACTTTTCCCCGCTTGTAGAGTGAGTGTTAAATGTCCTCTTTGTGtgatcttgtgtgtttgtgtgcagaacATAGACGTCCTCAGGCCGCTGCAGCCTCAGGCCCACGACCTCCCTCCGGACCCTGAGAGCCCAACCTTCCCTCCTCCGATCCATGAACCAGCATCTGATCCACAGCCTGTTCCCTCTGACCCGACATCGAACCCGGCTGTTCAACCAGCGCCGTTTGACCCCGCACCCGTTGAGCCCGAGCCCTTTGACCCCCCGGTGGCAGCTAACccgctcacctcctcctcctcctcctcctccagcgagTCGGCTGAAGGGTTGGTCAACCAGCAGCGGGAACCAGCACCAGCTCCTGAGTTGTTCGCCTCCTCCTCTGAAGAGGTCGGCGGCCCCCTGGCGCTGCGGCCGCCCTTCGACTTCCACTACCAGAGGCGTGAGCGCAGGAGACGCCAGGCCTTGATGGAAACTTCCACCACACACAGCCCCATCTTCCTGTCTGATTTCCCCAGTGGCCGCTCTCCTTTCCGCTCCTGTCCCGGTCCCGCTCGATACACCACAGTTTAACCGGCGCTGCTCAGGGAAACCATTTGTTCATCTTTAATTTATCCTCGGAGACAGTGCAGCAATAAACTGCTGCGCTCCCCGTCACTGCAGGCTTGTAATAATTTGTGCTAATGAGATGAATGCTAGCTCCTTGTTTTTGCCGTGGCCCTGAAATGACCTCTCTGCCGCAAATGGTACAAAGCTGACAAAACAGCCACGAGTTAAATCACATGTAATAGAACGTGGCTTCAAATAGTTGAACAATTTGAGTAAATCATTGTTTTAAAGAACTTCAATACTTAAGCTGATAGTCGGATACTTACAGGATCTATTTtggtgaaataaagaaataaaggatAAGATTTTAGAGCTCAATATTTAACAATTTGATTTTTCTTAGTCGGTTTATCAATTAGCTGAGTGAAGGACAATGAATCAGCAGCTAATTTAGTGCATAAACTATAATATAACTCTTTCAGAAGTGAGATGGCTTCctactttttatatattttcaaattgaGTGTCTATGGATTGTGTAGAATTGTTCTGTacaaaggaaacaaagaacAGAAGCATGAATAAAAGCGTAGTATTTTACTTGGATTGAACTCCAAGAAACCATCTTCATTTttgtctgtgaaaaaaaaatgtcaaggtAAGAAATTCTTATAAATCAATTTCTGAACTACAAAGTCCAGAAATCAGAATTAAAGTTTTAACAAATGCCCCAAATCctcagaaagaaagaatgaggaTCTGATTTTATTGTCATGTGTCAGATTTAAAGGAAATACTGGTATAACAAAGTGAGTCTTATTTTGATAGTTGTGGCCATTACACTGAGGTATGTGTAGCATTTCACCCTCTGCAGTCATTACACAGAAATAGAACTTGAGCACTTGGCTGGAGACGGCTTCACAAAGAAGTTCGGTGAAAGTCTGGGTTTAATATCGGACTCTTCACCCACAGCTGAGTCGGAGCCAAACCGCACTGAAGTGAAAGACAAGTGCAAACATCTGAAGCTTTAAAAGCTCAAAGTGAGCTTTGGTCAGCAAAGCAACCGGTGCAATTagcaagaggagagagacagggaggaggatgtGAGAAGGAACCGactcttgtgtgtctctgtgtcacacTGTGGAGGATCTGCAGGGAACCAGGCAGCAGCGACTGAGAGAAACAcatcagaggaggaaacatggaggagacggagCAAACTGATCAATatgcagcagtttgtgttgatttaaaggACGATTCAAACAGCAGAGTTCACGTTCTAGGAAAGACGGTTACAAAGAAGAGTGAAAAAGGCAGAAATGTCCGTCCTCTAACAAAGTAGAAGATTCTTTACAGTAATATTCTGCTTGGATCCACTGCTCTGTCGTATTCTGGAAGGTTTCTGGGTGCGTTGGTAAAAAATTGAACTTCCAAGGTCAACCTTCCTATTCAGGGGCCACTGGGGCCCAAGAAAATAGTAAAAGTCAACTTTACAGATCCCACGCTGGAGAAGTTCACTGGCTACAGCAGGAAGGCAAAATTAGAATGAAAAAAGggcaataaatgaaaaataaaagcaaaatacaGAGAATGTGCAGATACTGGTGTGAAGTTAGCAGCCTAAAGTAAAATAACAACTTACATATTTAAAACGGTTATCGTGATGGACaacaacaattaaataaaactgaggTAATCATATCTAATTCcaaataatatatttgtgttctttttatcAGTGTAAAAAACTTAGTACATAGTGTTGTGGTTCCAACAGCACATTGAGCCTCCTGCTGGAAGTTATATAATTCAggtgtgttgttttattattattattattattacattgaGCTGTCGCATagaattaaatgttaaatgttgtgttataaataaagttttctccACTTGtcaaagcagcagcacagacccgCTGCGGGCGACAGGGGGCGTGAGAGGCCCTGGATGGAAACTGACACGTCTCTGTATAAATTCCTCTGAATGAATCCACCTTAGTCAACACGTGTTGCTCAATGAGAGACACGATCACGAATCATtaatacaaccccccccccccccccccccatttccccCGCCCTATTAGAACGTCACACTTAAACCTCCCTTTACTTCCATCGGTGTTGAAGTGTCAGAGTGTCCAGATATCCCACGGGCCTTGAAGGCAGCGGCAGCAGTTTTAATTGGAGTCAGACTCTCAGCTCGAGGACTGTTTCTTTAAAATCCAGAGACAATggagtcatcctcctcctgagcGACCGGGACTAGTTCCCCTCTGCAGAGACTAGTTAAGAGACGATAACCCGCTTGTttcctggagctggagccatGTCGGTGGTGCGTCCGTCACTTTGAGGTCAGTGGAATAACAATCACCTGAAAAGTTTCTGCGTC
The nucleotide sequence above comes from Platichthys flesus chromosome 9, fPlaFle2.1, whole genome shotgun sequence. Encoded proteins:
- the si:ch211-262h13.5 gene encoding fetuin-B, with product MATESPSLFLLLASLLSAVHAEGFPLVPAELAPVPCNDKAVEKLSRLALTYINEDRGDGYKFALNRIANVHLQAQGPAGNVYYLDLDVLETKCHIGSRKPWKRCDVRPFMETQISGNCNTTILHTPEGFSYLYSYDCILVPDPPETLQQVCPTCPLLLPLDSPQAVKTAQVTLASYRRRSTLGAGLGLKTITRASAQVVPEKASFVEYTVQECPEGVTERGSCRGRSVFSNTETAGFCAGSVRGDMSVHPEVQVSCEMFKLQNIDVLRPLQPQAHDLPPDPESPTFPPPIHEPASDPQPVPSDPTSNPAVQPAPFDPAPVEPEPFDPPVAANPLTSSSSSSSSESAEGLVNQQREPAPAPELFASSSEEVGGPLALRPPFDFHYQRRERRRRQALMETSTTHSPIFLSDFPSGRSPFRSCPGPARYTTV